A single genomic interval of Centropristis striata isolate RG_2023a ecotype Rhode Island chromosome 8, C.striata_1.0, whole genome shotgun sequence harbors:
- the LOC131976591 gene encoding zinc finger protein 706 has protein sequence MARGHQKFQSQQKNAKKQADIKKSKGHDQKAAAKAALVYTCTVCRTQMPDPKTFKQHFESKHPKSSMPPELVDVEA, from the exons ATGGCCCGTGGGCACCAGAAGTTCCAGTCCCAGCAGAAGAATGCCAAAAAGCAGGCAGACATCAAGAAGAGCAAAGGCCATGACCAGAAGGCAGCAGCTAAGGCTGCTTTAGTATACACGTGCACTGTGTGCCGG ACACAAATGCCTGACCCGAAGACCTTTAAGCAGCATTTTGAAAGCAAACATCCAAAGTCTTCAATGCCCCCAGAGTTGGTCGATGTGGAGGCCTAA